The window TGGGCCATAGATTTATTGGCTTATGTGATATTCTGCTTACTTTTAAAAGAAGGGAGGCGAATTAGAATGTTAAAATTTATTAGTAAATTTCTATTTCAAGGATTGGCAGCAGTGTTCGCTGTAGTAGCCATGACGAATATTGGAACAACGAGCATGTTTCTAATGTACCAACCGGAACCACCAAAGAGCTTGAAAAAGTAGAAAAACTTTTTTGACTCAAAGGCAACCGGCTATGGTAGTAACATATGAAATATAACAGTACTAAATTGAAAAGAAATTGAAGCCTTTATGGGATAAATTAAATAATGAGCGTTAATAGCAAACTTGTCGAAAGGCAAGGACGCAAAGCCAAAGGGTCTAAGGTGATTAGTAACACTATGATAGCCTGGTTGCCGCATTTACTGTGTGTACTAAACCTGCCCACTTTTCGTCTGGCAGGTTTTTTCCTTTTATT of the Clostridiaceae bacterium genome contains:
- a CDS encoding cyclic lactone autoinducer peptide, with protein sequence MLKFISKFLFQGLAAVFAVVAMTNIGTTSMFLMYQPEPPKSLKK